A region of the Vibrio chagasii genome:
GCATCAGTGGTGTGCTCGGTCTCGAACTGATCCCACTGCCATTTTTGTAGCACAGCACTAATAAAATACCCCGCATCAGCGGGGTATTTTTTTATTCTTAACAGGTTATTTTTTTACCAAGCACCTAGGTAAGACTTGTAAGATTGTAGGCGAACTGTTGCTGCGCCAATCACGTCAATGAAGCCCCAGAAAGGATGCGGCTTCTCCGCTGAAATCCAAGCTGCGCCAGCGGCACCGATAGGAATGTTGTAGCCTTCTGGTTCAAAGATTTCTAGCACTACCGTACGACCTAAACCATTGCTGTTTTGAGCGACGTGCTGACCAACACTTTGTGGGCCTTGCAGTGGTGAAATACTTGATTCACCAGTACCTGCCGTAAAGCTGTGTACTTTGGCACGGAACACGTGACCCGGATATGCATCGACAAAGAATTCCGCAAAATCGCCCACTTGCACGTAACCGTAAGTCTGGTCTGAGATACGCATCTCTAAGAACTTTTTGCTGGTGTTGTACAGGTGCATGTTGCCCATGACAGAGCCTTCAGCAATGTTCACAATCGATACTTGCCCATCAAACTCTGCTCGCACTGTTTTCTTCTCTTGCGCCCAATTCACTTTCTGTAAATCGGCTTTCAGTGAAGCCAGTTCTGCGTGCATCACGCGAAGATCTGAGTGGTACTTTTCAACATCACGAGCATTGAAGATCTCAGGCGACGTTTCTGCACGCTCTAAATCACGCGTCATCTGTTTGATCTGCCCTCTTTCTGAACGATTGAAGATTCGATCTTCGCTTTGTCTGCTGCTGAGTCGATATCGACAAGTGTGTAGATCACGTCGCCTTTCTTTACCAATTGGTTGTGGTTAACGAACAATTCATCAATTTGCTGGCCGAAGATCGGTGACATTACTGCATGCGGCGCTTTTACCGTTGATGATTTGGTCATATCTACCGGAGCCCACAGGCGAGAAACAATTGCCAATAGGCCTAGAATTACCACGCCACCAATCGCAGCCTAAGTGTAGTTCTTAATTGTCTTCTTTAGTGCGCCAGTCGCAAACAGGGACCATACAATCAGAATGTATGGGATCATCATCTCTTTCATTATGCGGCCTCTTTTCCAGTTGCTGTCTGCTCAGACTTAGTTTCTTCTGCTTGTTCACTATCGGACTTTTGAAGCTTCGGTTGAATACCACGGCGAATGACATCACTGATCGATTGACCGATGTGTTTCCAGTTAGCGAGAGCAATGACTAGAGCGATAACCCAGAACGTCTTGTTAATGAATAAGCCACAAAGCGAGAGTGCAAATACAATCTGTACATGGGCACTTTTGTGCTCTTTCGCCTTGTGCACACCGAGCTCATGGATTTGCCACATACCGTAGATAGCAGCGAATACAACCGCGATAGTTACGGAGAACAAGTAACCGGAGAAGTACTCGCTTTGGAAGAAGTTCATCATCATTTCGTTCGGGTGGTTATTGAACTGAGAAAGGTCGATGTCTTTGGAGTGAATTGTACCCATAGGAGCAAGCGCCCAAGCACCAGCAAACATCAGGACCATAAATAGGCAGAATTTGACGAGAACCATCACGACGGCCCAAACTTTCTGCAGAACAATTTTAAGAATTTTCATATCTCAACCTAAATAATAAGGAGAGAGAAAGTGCAGTCTTGGTACAAGACTTTTAGATGACATCTGCAAGAGGTGTTGAATACCAGTGAGCGATACCGCGGACTGAAATCAAAAGTATTAGATGACAATTAAAAATCGCTTTGCCCAAAGAGACAACGCATTCTCGCGAAAACAGTGCTAAAAACACCGAGCGAAATCATTCTTAAACTAGAGTCAACCATTGCGAAGTTCGGTTGTTACAGTAGCTTTTTGCGCCGTCGTCCATGGTGCTTGCAACACTGTTATCTTCACATTTTTAGGTTTTCTATATCGCTTAAGAATTGATTTGTTGGCGAAATAATAGGAAGTGTGAAGGGCGCTATCTACCCAGTATAACGATATTGAACTATCGTAATTACGATAGGTTGATAGGTCATTAAAACGGCAAATGGAATTATTTGAACGGGCTCAAAGTCGGCTTATAAAATATGTCTACTAAATTAGCCTGGATCATAGAATCGGTTATAAAAGTATCAATAAGTCTGAAAAAAATATTGGATACTCCGAATAGTCTAGGGTGGGGTTTGAGTAGATTAAGCTATTCTGGCACTACGAATAGCGTTGGATTCCCAATCTGACGAATGTGGCAGCTATTCGTCACAGTAAGTTGTTCTTATATTTCTGCTCTTTACCGCATGATGCTTCATTATTTGTTTGGACAAATGAGCGATAATTAGCCGTTTTATTCTATCGGTTTTACGATAATATGATTCAATCTATCGCCTATTGAGTAAAGAATCATGAGCAACGACATTCCGAATTTTAACTTGTTAGCTGTATTTTCTGCGGTGATGGAGCTGGGCAGTCTGAGCAAAGCCGCCGATCACTTGAATACTAACCAATCGACAATAAGTACCTCCTTGGCGCGGTTAAAGAAGGAAGTTGATCAAGAGTTGTTTGTGCGCAAGGGGCGAGGAGTGATTCCCACTGCCTATTCACAAAGCCTGTACGAGCAGATCAAAGCGCCGATACAAGAACTCAACGGTGTTTTCCAAGGCATGGCAACGTTTGATGAAATCACAGCGGAGCGCAAGTTCGCGGTGTCGATTCCAGAGCACTTGCAATGGCTATTGTTGAATCGGTTCTTGGACTTACCAAACCAAGGACTCTCGTTAGAGGTGTATGATCAAGCGGACTCGGACGATCAAGTGCACGAAGATCTGTTAACGCAAAAGTTTGATGCGATGATCGATATTGTACTGCCAGAACACCCAAGCACGATGAGTGAGAAGCTATACGAGAGTGAGGTGGTGATTATTTGCAGAAACGGCCACCCTAGGATCAAAGGCGAGCTCACTCTCGATCAGTATTTGAGTGAGAAGCATGCCGTACTTGATCGAACGCGCCGACAAGTGAGAAGCCTCAATCACTACACATCACTGGATTTGTCTCAGAGAAAGATCATGATCCATGGCAGTTCTCTGTTCAGCAATTTATTACTGTGCAGTCAATCCGATTGCATTACAGTAGCCCCCCTTTCTATGGCGATTCAGTTCAAAGAGCGCCTCGATTTACAAATTTTCAAACCTCCGTTTGATTGTCAGCCTATTCCTCATCACCTGATCTGGCTAAAAAAACAGAATAATGATCCCGCACATAAGTGGCTCCGAGAGCAGGTTATTAATACGGTAGAAGAGATGTCAAAGGTGTTGAACAGCTGGAAGGCTTCATACTAGCGTTACTTGCTACTTTGATATTTTCTTAGACCAACTATTCATAACAAAAAATTATTACATTGAGAGGTTATGATAATTTCCTTTGTTTGTAGCCAACTCGTATATTGACCCCATCAGGTAAGTGGATGGTCTCCACTTCAATTATATCGGCCTGCGTCACTGGGCTAAAAAGGGTGAAATATGAAATTCCTACACACAATGATCCGAGTTGCTGATTTAGAAAAGTCTATTGAGTTCTACACCAAAGTTTTGGGTATGAAAGAACTTGAGCGCCACGTAAATAACGATTACCGCTACACCTTGGTTTTTGTTGGTTACGAGCAAGGTGGAACGACTATCGAGTTAACGCATAACTGGGATACCAATGAGTATGAAATGGGCAACGCATTTGGCCATTTAGCATTGGGTGTGGGAGATATTTACGCGGCATGTGACCAGATTAAGTCGCTAGGTGGCAACGTGACTCGCGAAGCCGGCCCGGTAAAAGGTGGTTCAACGCACATCGCATTTATTACTGACCCAGACGGCTACCAAATCGAACTGATTCAACTAGGTTAATCGAGGAAATGACAAGGACAAATGCACTATTTCAACCAATTCAACTTGGTAATATCGAGCTTAAAAACCTTATTGTTATGCCTCCGATGACACGTTCTCGTGCAACGTAACCTGGTAACTCAGCAAACGATATGATGGCGACTTACTACGCTCAACGTGCTACTGCAGGCCTGATTATTGCTGAAGGTACACAAATCTCACCAATGGGTCAGGGCTATGCTTGGACACCTGGTATCTATTCTGACGAGCAGATCGCTGGCTGGAAAAAGGTAACGGACGCAGTACATGAAAAAGACGGTGTAATCTTCGCGCAGCTTTGGCACGTAGGCCGCGTGACGCATCCAGATAACATTGGCGGTGAGCAACCTATTTCATCTTCTGCACTGAAAGCAGAAAATGTAAAAGTATTCATCGACAACGGTACTGATGAACCGGGTTTGGTAGACGTTGTTGAACCTCGTGAGATGACTAAAGAAGACATCAAACAGGTGGTTGAACAGTACCGTCAAGCGGCACTTAATGCGATTGATGCTGGCTTTGATGGTATTGAACTTCACGCGGCAAATGGCTACCTGATTAATCAGTTCATCGACTCAGAAGCAAACAACCGTACTGACGAATACGGTGGCTCTATTGAGAACCGCCTACGCTTCTTAGGTGAAGTGGTTGAAGCTATGGTTGAAGCGATTGGTGCTGAGCGTGTTGGTGTTCGTCTTGCACCGTTTACCTCATTGAATGGTACGGTTGATGCAACGCCAGTTGAAACGTACACAGCGGCAGCAGCGCTACTTAACCTATACAAGATTGTTTACTTACACATCGCAGAAGTTGACTGGGACGATGCACCTGAAACGCCAAAAGCGTTTAAAGCAGCTGTTCGTGAAGCTTATGATGGTGTACTGATTTACGCAGGTAAATACGACAGCGAGCGTGGTGAAAAAGCGGTGGCTGAAGGTGTAACGGACATGGTTGGTTTTGGTCGTCCATTCGTTGCTAACCCTGATTTACCAGCTCGTATTCAAAATGGTTACCCGCTAGCGGCGCACGATCCAAATACACTGTTTGGTGGTGCTGAAAAAGGCTTAACAGACTACCCAGCATACGCAGGCTAAAAACAGCTGCTTGAAGCAGAGTATTGAGATAGTATCTTGATCCTGTTGAATGTTTATAAAAAGCAACCTGGCAGAGTCGGGTTGCTTTATTCGTTATTGGACCGAATAAAATGATGAACGTGAAAGCGATGCGTGGGGAATTGTATCTCCTATTTGCCACCCTGTTAGCCGGGGTCGGATGGATTGCATCTAAGCTGGTGGTATTAGAAATGCCAGGACCAGTGTTCATTGGTGTGCGGTTTGTTGTGGCAAGCCTGATTCTACTTCCGTTTTATATTCACCATATTCGCAAGCTCTCTTTTAAGCAGATTCTATCTCTTTGCGGAGTGGGTTTACTGCTATCGGCTTCATTACAGGTGTGGGTATTTGCGGTTTCGGTGACAGAGACTTTATCTGAAGGGGCATTTATCATGAGCCTCGCGATGATCATTGCGCCATTTGTCTCTTGGGTGCTATTTCGAGTCAAACCTAATCGCGCCTTTTGGATGTCATTTCCGATTGCGATAATTGGTATGTTGTTGCTCACCTTGACCAACGGTTGGCATGTCGAACAAAGTCAGCTCTATTTCTTATTGGCTTCTATGCTGCTGTCCATTCACTTTGTAATGAATAAGCGTGTGATCACCAATATTAAGCCTATCGCGTCAATCTGTGTGCAGCTATTTATTGTGGGTGTGAGCGGTTTAGCGTTCGCTTCAATGACGGCTCAACCTGAGTTCGAGATTACTAAAACCTTGGTTTTCTGGTTTATAGTTTCAGCGGTTGTGGCGACTTCTATTCGTTACTTATTGCAAACGGTCGGTCAGCATTCCGTGAACATGGAAGTGGCGGTATTGATCATGATTCTTGAGCCTGTGTGGACGCTGCTGTTAAGCGTGAGTGTGCTTGGTGAAAGTGTTGAGATACAGAAGCTGCTCGGTGGGGCGGTAATCATTGCTTCACTGTTTTGCTATATCAAATGGTCACGAAAATAAGAAAACCCTCGTCTAGGGCGAGGGTCTATTGGACTGCGTTATTCAGCGGTCGCTGCTGAGTTGGCTTTAAGCTAAATAGCCGCGACCATTTTCTTAAGCAAGCCGATTATTTGTTGCTGCTCATTAGTATCAAGCGCTTCCATCAGCTCTTTGTTTAATTTTATTGGGATAGGAATCAACACTTCTTCAAGTGCTTTTCCTTTTTCTGTTAGGTAGATTCTAAAAGAGCGTCGACTGTTTGGGTCCGCTCTCCGTTCGACCAACTCAAGTTTTTCTAACTTATCTAAGGTTCGTGTTGTTGTTGAGTTTTCTACTTTAGATTTTTCGGCAATATCACGCTGCGTAACGCCTTCTTCTTCCCACAAACACATCAAAGTTGGCCATAAAGCGATGGTTAGGCCATGCTTCTTTAGCTCAAGGTCGAAATCCTTGCTCGCTTTATTCGCGATCACATTGATCATCCATCCGAAACTATTTTGTCTATCAAACTCTTCTGGCATTGGTTAGTACCTAATTTTTATGACATAACAACTATTGTCATCGTAACTAATACCGATGCGATTAGCACCAACAATGCTTTGCTATTTGATGAAAAAGCTAATTGAATGCCACTTTCGAAACTTTCCACTGACGGGGGGTGGCTTTGTTTACCTGTGATCATGGCTAACACCAGTGGTTTTGAACGTAGCTTGTAAGTCATGATTGCCAATACGTGGAGAACGACGCAGACCACTAATATACGTGCTGCAATGCCGTGCACCACACCTGAAACTTCAAATACGCCATCGGTAAGAAGGGTTTCTGAGCCTGGGATCGCATCAAAGAAACCTGCAATAACAAGGCCCGTAATACATTGGATGAACAAGGTGGTGATCATACCGATGACCATCCAAGCCCCTAATGGGTTATGCCCTGGCTTTGGCTGGATTTTACCTCGTAAGTACTGGAATGCAGCGCGAGGAGAGCTAACAAATTGTGAGAAGCGGCTCGTGTCACTGCCAATGAATCCCCAAATCAATCGCCATAAAATTAGGCTAAACAGTGCGAGCCCAAGATAAACATGTGGGCCATTGCCACTAAAACCTGATGCCGCTAGGCCAATGAATAGTAGTGCTTGTAACCAGTGATACAGTCGTGTTGGTAGATCCCAAATTTTCATAGTTCATTTCCCAGTTGTCGTTTACGAAGTGATATTAATTCACACAACAATAGTTGCGTACACAACTGTTGTTGTGTAAATTAAATGCCTCTCATCGATTGGAATTGAAAGATCAGCAAATAAATCAACCAATAAACAGGAGTGACACTATGAAAAAACTGACTATCGCTTTACTTATCGCAGTGCCAATGAGCACTATTGCCGCAACTGAAGCGGTCGACAATCGCCAACAAGCTTTTAGCTCAATAGAAAAACTCAACAAGCAAGTATCTTCAGAATTAGGGAATCGTAATACAGATTGGCAAAAGGTTGAGGGATTAAGTGATAACTTGGTAGAGCACGGACTTATTCTCACCAACAGTTTTGCTGTGAGTGATAAAGGCGGTAAAGCGAAAGATGCGGTATGGAGTAAGCCTGAGAAATTCAATCAACTGATGTTACAGATGAATCAAGGTTTTATTGAGTTACAGCAAGCCAGTCTAGAACAGGACAAAAGTAAAGCTGAGCGTGGTTTAGACTCGGCCAATAATACATGCCGAGCTTGTCATCGTACTTATCGCTCTCGTTGGTAGGTTTTACTTGAGGCTCTACAAACAGAAAGCCTGTACGAATAGAGTCGTGACAGGCTTGGGGGAATCATCGGTTAGATATAATGGCTTTAAAAATGCTACAGCTTGGGCTAGATATTTTCACCTAAGCTAAAGTAGGCTAGCACTTCATTTTCGTTGTTATAGGTGAAATCCATTCGCACATTGATGCGTTCCTGGCGCATTAAACGATAGCGTAGACCGAGACCAACGATAGTAAGTAGGTCACCATCGTCAAAGCTATGATAAGGGGCAGTTGGATTCAGCCTTTCACCAAATACCTTGCCTACACCCGTTAAACCTACCACCACAACGTTGTTCAAAAAGTTAATGGACGAGCCTGAAATCGAGTAGCGATATTCCATTTCAAGATTGGTCATGTGCGAAGCAATGTGATCACCCGCGACGAAACCACGTTGAACATTTCGTCCTTGTCGACCATAGGTGCTGTATGCACTACTTGGGGCATTTTCAGCATCCAGTAGATAACGAGTCACCCAGCGGCTTGCGATGATGTGATTGTCATCCTGCGTTAAGCTGTAAAACAGTCGGTAATCTGAAAAGAGCGAAGAGTAGGTCGCATCTTTGTCATTACCAAGCCATTCTCCATGGTCTTCATAGGTCAGCTCGAATAAAAAGCCATGATAAGGGTAGTAGTGCTCTCGCTCATCCCACAAGAAAGAGAACTTTGCTCCTGTGTCGGCTTGGTACTCTTCACTAAACCCGGTGAGTTTGAGTAAAAGTTTGTCACGCGGTGTATCGGCAAGATAGCGGGCGGTGGAGTAGTCTAAACCCATCCCAAGATAGATACTGTCGTAGACTTTGAAATAGAAATCACCATCGAACGTGTACTCTTGGTGGTTAGTATCAACCAGATCGACCAAGGTAATGTTGGTACTAGAGAAGCCCATTTCACCGCTAAATCGAATTGAATCCTCTTTCAATAAGAGTTCAGCATTGCCTTTGATGTAATAGCTATCATTCTGCGTATAAGTCAGCGTCGCAGATAACGTTGATGCGTTCTTTGATTCGCCGTCAGCGTAGAAGTTATAGATAGGAACGACGGAAATGCCTGTATCTACACTTGGATCGTAAAAGGGAATAGCAATGACACGAAATTGGTCATCCAGTTCAGGTTCTTGTGATTTTCGATTATCAACCTCGAAAGCTGAACTTGAGAAACTGGCAACAGAAGAAAAGAGCGCTGTTGTCCACAAAGAGAGTCGAGTCATGGTTAGAGTTACGTCCAATGTAAGTTGATCGCAATGCTGGAGAAGCTTGCAGATCAGGAGCATAACACGTCATTTAGACTGATGAATAGCGAGGATAGGGTTGATTATATAAATATACCGTACACCAATAAGTAAAGTTGATGATATTGATGGTTATAAATGGCGAGACTGAGTCTCACCATTTGTTGCAGTTTTCGGTGCGACTTATTCGTTGATCGTGACTTTTGTAATCACAATATCTCCACAAGGTACATCTTCGTGACCCCAGCGAATTGTCGTTGGCTCAGCTGCAATCTTATTTACTACATCCATACCTGCCGATACTTTACCGAATACTGCGTAACCCCAACCTGCGTTCGTAGTCGAGGTGTGATCCAGGAAGTCGTTGTCATCAAGGTTGATAAAGAACTGTGCCGTAGCAGAATGTGGTGCATCAGTACGTGCCATCGCCACAGAACCAATCACGTTCTTTAGGCCACGGTTTGCTTCATTTACGATAGGCGCACGTGTTGGTTTTTCTGTCATGTCGATAGTGTGACCACCACCTTGAATCATGAAACCTTCAATAACACGGTGAAATGTCGTGCCTTCGTAGAAACCGTCTTGGCAGTATTTAAGGAAGTTTTTCGACGTTACTGGTGCTTTTTCAAGGTTCAGTTCAATTTCAATGTCGCCAAAGTTGGTAGTCAGAGTGATCATAAAGGTCCCAATATTTGAGTGCTAAGGGTTTGGAGTACGAGTATTTTCAGTACAACAACATAGTCGATGACTTAATAAGGTGCAGTATATGAAAAATTGCTGCGGATGCCAGTGAACAATAGCGCGAGTCTTTAATTTACATGCGCTCTGAGCGCCGATAGAGATAAAAAAGCCAGTGATGAGTTCACTGGCTTGGAGATGAAACGTGACTTAGAGCGTTAGCAGATAGTTAACGAGCTGGTTGTACTCTTCGTAGCTTTTGATTTGGTCCGGCTTTACGATGTACTTGTTATTGACCAGTACACCAGGAACGCCGGTTAGCGTGCTCGCATCAAATTGCTGATCAAAGCGTTTCTGCATCGAGTTAACCGCAAAGCTGTTGTATGCCGCGTCAAACTTCTTAGCATCGACACCGTTATCAATGAATACTTGGCGTAGTTCAGCCTCGTCGCGTGGTGTCTTTTGTTTCTCATGGATCTGAGCAAACATAGCAGGAACCATGCTTTCTTCAGCATCCAGCGCAATCATTGTTGCGTAAGCTTTGGCCATCGGCACTGCCATATTGTTACCCATAAAAGCGACGTGAACTTTTTGGAAGCTTGCTGTTTCCGGTAGGTCTTCTTTTAGGTACTTAATTACTCCTTCGAACTTGTAACAGTGTGGGCAGTAGAAAGAGAAAAATTCAGTCACAACTGGCTTGTCTGCTTTTGCTACATCAAGGACCTTGTAGTGAGTGCCTTCTTCAAACTGAGCGGCGTTGACTGAAGCGCTCATAATTAAAGCAGCAAAAAGGCTAAATAGTTTTTTCATGTGTTTATTTCCTAAATTTGGATGTCGTTAAGCACAGCAAAACTGCTGTTTTTGGGTGGCATGGATTGCCAGTTTGGGACAAACGATTAAGAAATAGGGGGGCGATAAGGTGCTTGAGGTGCAATAATCGCTTTGTGTGAAGGCTCTTTTTCAATGAGAGCCAAAGAGGCAATTTGAGTATCGAAGGACTCAGACACAATCAATGGTGGCATTTTCAACAAGCAGACTGAGCCACAACAATGATGTTCAATGTTAGCTTGGACGATTGGCTGTGAAGGCGAGATACTGTTTGACGGCGTTGATAGATGTTGAGATGCCACGATATTGTTACCCGCAATGCTATCCACACTGATGGTGGCCATTAACATCGCAAGCAGCATAAAAACGTGTACCCAAATTTTGCTTATCAACTTTGGCATGAAATAGTGGTCTTTGTATCTGAACAACGGCTGAAATAAATCAGATTCTGCAACTGGCAAATCGCTCAGCCACAAAACGAGCAAATCATACCTCACTCGTTTGTCTATCTCTAATTAAAACCCGGCAAAACTTAGCAGGGCTCAACTTTTATTTGGCCTGGTACTGTTTGAGAAACATCTCAACCGTTGAGTTCACGATGATGTGCTTGTGCTGTGTGTCGGGAGAAGGGGCATGACCAATGATCTGCGGCCAAAAAGCGAACGACTTAATGAGTGCAATGAATTGAGTTGAAGCAAACAGAGGGTCGAGCTCGACTAAGCGACCATCGGCCTGCGCAGCTTTTATCCAAGTCGTCAGCCCACTCTCTGCTTGAGAGTATTTCTCCATTGCTTGGCTCGCAAGTTCCGCATTATGGAAGTACTCAGAGAAGAGCACGCGAGATAAGTCGATAAAGCCTTCAGACTCTAACAGCTCTAGTTCTTGATTCGCGATTGATGCGAGTTGTTGTTCAAGAGGCAGCTCAGCTTGATAAGGGAAGTGTGTGGCGGCGAGCGTTTTACTCCAAATACTGTCTAGTATTTCCTCGAGAAGCAGCTCTTTACCGGCAAAGTGGTTGTAGACGGTGCGTTTAGATACTTCTGCTCGGCTCGATATTTTATCCATACTGGTGGCCTTATAACCGTGCTCAGTAAATTCTGCGATAGCAGCGGCAACGATCGATTCTCGTTTTCTTTGGCTCAGTGTTTTCTTTACAGTCATTTGGGTACTACTCAATATGTCGCGGTTAGCATTGCATACGTTAATTTTACACCACGAAGTTTACTTTTAGAACTCCCACTATGGTTTTGGTAATTGGAGTGTTAGCAACTGAATCGCTATGCAATGTAACGTGGGTGTCATAGAATCAAAGACGTATTCGAATTTTATTGATATCAACGGAAGAGAATAAACAATCAATGAGTAGTATTTTAGAGTGTATTCGTACAGTTGGACGAGGCGAAAGAGGGCGTAAGCCTTTATCGTTCGAACAAGCCTACCGCATCATGGATGAGTATTTAAGCGGACAGGTCGGTGACGACCAGATGGCTATGCTACTGATGTTAATTCGTGTGCAGAACGAAACCAATGAAGAAATTGCTGGCTTTGTTAAAGCGTTTCAATCTCGAGTGCCCGATTTAGGGGCAGATATTGATTGGCCGTGTTATGCCGGTAAGCGCAATGAAAGCGCTAGTGGTAAGCCTTGGAACTTGCTGGCGGCTAAGATCTTGGCGGATAGCGGCTACAAGGTATTAATGCACGGTTACATGGATAAGCCGAGCGGTAGAACGCACGTAGAAAGCCATTTGCAAGATGTCGGTGTGCAATGTGCTGATAACCCTGAACATGCTAAGTCGATCCTTGAGCAAGATGGCATTGCTTATTTGCCGTTGGCTAATTTTGCTCCTGAAGCGCAAACCATGATTGGTTGGAAGCATCGTTATGGGTTGAGAACGCCGATCAATACAGTGGTTCGAGCACTGAACCCTGGTGGTGGCCGTTTAGGTTTACGTGGTAGCTTCCACCCTGGCTTCCCACAGCTTCATGCTGAAGTTGAACATGTGATTGGCAACAAATCTCATTCGGTTATCTCTTTCAAAGGAATGAACGGTGAGTCGGAATACAATCCTAAAGTGAGTCAAACGGTATGGATGAGCTCTCCTGATAAAGTTGAGTCTTTTTATTGGGAAGAGATGATGAACTCAGATCTACCACTGCCGAGTGAATGTGTACTCGGGACGCCGGCTGAAGAGATGACGTTGATGGCGAACACAGTGGTCGATAGTATGACAGCAATTTTGTTTGCGGAGACGCATGACAAAACTGAGGCCTACCAAAAAGCCGTACGCCTATGGCATGAGTACTGTGCACGTTAGTTGAAAGACTATAGAGCTTGTAAGAGAAGGTCAGCGATTGCTGGCCTTTTTTTGTATCGGGTGTTTCGGTTAAATGCTCAGGACAGAACGACTACTTAACTCGCATCAGCCGGTGCATTTTGTTTTCGAATTGAATTTCAATTACCTGCGATATCTTCATTTTATCAACACGATTGAGCATCTTGGTTTGATAGTCGCGTTTTTTCATCCACTCTAGTGGCTCTTTAAAGCCATCCTCATTTATGACAAATGATTGGTCAGTAATCGAATTTTCAAAGATATGAACCACCCAAATACGGGACTGAAAATCCAGCAATGCACTGAAGTAAGTTTTGATCTTGGAGGTGGCGGTGGATAAAGACATACGAGACCGAATAAAGAGGAGAACGTGTTGTTTATCAAGTATACCGTTTGTTGCTCAAGCTTGTCAGTCTGAATCCGGCAACCATTCGAACATGGCTGCCGTATAGCGAAGGGGTAGTGTGTGAGTTGTTACTTGAGGAACATGCCGAAATCGATTTCTTGCTCTTTCTGGTATTTGACGAGCTTCACTCTCAAGTTGTGTTGCGCCGCCATATCAATCGCTAAGCTCGACATGCTTTTTATCTCTTGTACACAGCGAGAAACGAGTGGCTTCTGTTGGTTATCAACCGTTGCTATCAGTGTGGTTTCTGTACCGTCGTGATGAGTATAAACATACGCGTAGATGGTTTTGTCGTGTTGCATAAACGTCCTAAATCGGGCTTTTCTAATTATTAGTGTGATGAAGGTTACAGGGTTTATCTATTCAAGCCACTATGGCTGAGTAAGGTTAAGCAAGAGAAAGTAAGGCTTTGTAAGGGCTCTTTTTTTACTTTTTTTGGATGTTTGAAAATGCGCTCAACCCTTTATCTGCCTCGCTTTTTTGTCTTGTTAGGTTTTGCCTATCAATAAAATTGCTGAAATCCATTTAGTAAAATCAAGATTTTAGACAACAATTAAATGAAAGAAGCAGATAAAAACATGACGCAAAGTATTTAGGGAGAACGCTATGCATTCAATTAAAGTGAAAGATTACAT
Encoded here:
- a CDS encoding TetR/AcrR family transcriptional regulator, with product MTVKKTLSQRKRESIVAAAIAEFTEHGYKATSMDKISSRAEVSKRTVYNHFAGKELLLEEILDSIWSKTLAATHFPYQAELPLEQQLASIANQELELLESEGFIDLSRVLFSEYFHNAELASQAMEKYSQAESGLTTWIKAAQADGRLVELDPLFASTQFIALIKSFAFWPQIIGHAPSPDTQHKHIIVNSTVEMFLKQYQAK
- a CDS encoding glycosyl transferase family protein — encoded protein: MISTEENKQSMSSILECIRTVGRGERGRKPLSFEQAYRIMDEYLSGQVGDDQMAMLLMLIRVQNETNEEIAGFVKAFQSRVPDLGADIDWPCYAGKRNESASGKPWNLLAAKILADSGYKVLMHGYMDKPSGRTHVESHLQDVGVQCADNPEHAKSILEQDGIAYLPLANFAPEAQTMIGWKHRYGLRTPINTVVRALNPGGGRLGLRGSFHPGFPQLHAEVEHVIGNKSHSVISFKGMNGESEYNPKVSQTVWMSSPDKVESFYWEEMMNSDLPLPSECVLGTPAEEMTLMANTVVDSMTAILFAETHDKTEAYQKAVRLWHEYCAR
- a CDS encoding peptidylprolyl isomerase; translated protein: MITLTTNFGDIEIELNLEKAPVTSKNFLKYCQDGFYEGTTFHRVIEGFMIQGGGHTIDMTEKPTRAPIVNEANRGLKNVIGSVAMARTDAPHSATAQFFINLDDNDFLDHTSTTNAGWGYAVFGKVSAGMDVVNKIAAEPTTIRWGHEDVPCGDIVITKVTINE
- a CDS encoding thiol:disulfide interchange protein DsbA/DsbL; protein product: MKKLFSLFAALIMSASVNAAQFEEGTHYKVLDVAKADKPVVTEFFSFYCPHCYKFEGVIKYLKEDLPETASFQKVHVAFMGNNMAVPMAKAYATMIALDAEESMVPAMFAQIHEKQKTPRDEAELRQVFIDNGVDAKKFDAAYNSFAVNSMQKRFDQQFDASTLTGVPGVLVNNKYIVKPDQIKSYEEYNQLVNYLLTL